DNA sequence from the Malus sylvestris chromosome 10, drMalSylv7.2, whole genome shotgun sequence genome:
CTCATTAGCTTCTCTTTCATTGGCTCTTTTATATTTGCTTCGCACGTCTGTAATAGTTCTGTTGTCTGTATCTTTTTTAGCAAGAATCTGAGATTTGTTTGTAAGAGTAGGAGAGTGATCTGGTTGTAtatgggatttgggttgtgagagctTAAACAATTTGTAATCTCCGTTTCATACTACTATACTAGTGACATTTCTTCAAGAATCTGAGATTTATTTGTAAGAGCAGGAAAGTGATCTAGTTGTTaatgggatttgggttgtgagagctTAAATAATTTGTAATCTCTGTTTCATACTAGCAGTAGTGTACCTAGGATTTTTGAATAATGGGCTCATTATATCAaccaaaaaaaacttcattggGCCATTTTGTCCAGCACCTAGTAGGCATCTTCCAATTCTTATCAATATATGCCGAAAGTTTATGCCAACATATGTCGACAACTATTATTATTTCTATAGGCTTGTCGAGGGTGGATGCAAGATAATGTAGAGTAATGTTGAAGGATGCCAAAGCTTTTCAACTAAAGTATTTCAtacaagaagagagaaaatgaagacaaATATGATAGAAGAAAATAGAACAAGTATGAAGAGGATGTTGTTATTTAGTTTGTCTTAGGTGTTTATAGGgtcaaatacaatatacaaaACAAATATACATGGGGCTTCTGAAGTTGTTGGGGTCAAGGACAACCAATGACTCCATGTTGGCCCCGCCACTGCATACTAGTGATATTTCTTCAAGACGTAGACTTATGCAGAACCTGTATAAATCCTTGTGTTATTCGGATTTTCGTATTTATCATATTTTGCCTAgtttgaaccaaattttataaatttatactcttatgaaaatatatataaatatacttcCCTAATAATTTTGATGCCCTCAATTATTTTGGGCCCCGGACGGTTGCCCTGGTAGCACTAGGCCTGGCCCGACGCAATGAAAGACCATGCAAACCACATGATAGTAGTTTAGGTATGTAACATGCAAAGCATTTTGTGGTATGATTTTACGTTAGATGTTCTTTATGACAGGCATAAGTTTAATTAAGTTGGCTACATCAATGTacttttttatttgcatttaagtttgattttttttttgtgcgcGTAGAACGTACAATGGATTTTGTATTGGTAATGTCAATATTTGTACCGAAACCAAGCCAAATCAAATTTTATTGGTAAAAAACTTGACAGAGTTTGAGTGCGCCACTACTTTAACAGTTTACATATGTGACATGCAAAGCTTTTTGTAGTATAATTTTAAGTTAAATGCCCTGTATTGTAGATGTAAGTTTAGTCGAGTTGACTACAATAACATATTTCTTAATCTATATTTAAGTGTGATTTTTTCGTGCTTAAGACCTACGATGGATCTTATATTCATGATGTCAATGTGTGTAAGGAAACCAAGCCAaatcaaatttggttggtaaAAAACTTGACACAGTCTGAGTTCGCCGCTGCTtaataaaaaggaaacaaagCAAACTACTATTCCAATTGTGTTGATTTGCTCAGCCCATGCATTGCACAGTTTGAACGAGAAAGTGATGGACCTTCTTATCTGCCCCACGAACATGCTATGCTGCAGAATATCTAGTGTTTATAAAGTtaatctttttgttttgttatgtaATTAATAACATAGATGTAATATGTGACAATAAAATATATTGGATATAACAAAATTCTACATCGGAGATAATAACAAAATAACATACCGTTTATATGTGAAAGGTTCACTACTAAAATCaccaatgtatttttttttataaaacctCCGACTTAGTAATATGTATGTAAGTTGAAAACAACATCCGTAACCTAAGTCCCGGGCCATACTGGGACTTAAAATGTTTATCAAAATGTACAAAAAATGATAACAATATTATGTgacagaaaattaaaaagagagaaagacaaAGGCAAACTTTCTTCCTCCATCTTTTACAAGAATAACTTGTTTGCCATAGTTCACTGGCTTTGGAGTCCTCAagctctccctctccctctgaTATTCCAATGCTGAGATAGGAGGGCTACCATCGATACTTGCCATAGTCTCCCAAAGAATGTTCCCAATTTAGATGTTCTCACTTAGATGTGACtcttttatttacatttttcaactcCTATATGTCATGATAGATTGTCACTCTCATTTTGCAGATACGACTAATTAATCTTGACTTCTGATTTTTGACActgaggaaaagaaaaagttatCGGAAATATGAgcaaaaatatagaaattttcgagctgaacataaaaaaaaatgttgtaacTCGAGAAAGTGATTATCTAACAGTGAAATGCGATCACATTGTATAGACAGATGAacatgttaatattttacacttCAGAATATCATGTGATCGTACTACTCCAAAGTACCGCATAATAATTGTTCGTGACGGACGTTAAATATGCAATAATCAACTGTGTAGTTCGTGCTTTATACTTTGTTATTATACGAAGTATTTTATATAAACATTGTAAGATGCTACACTTTCCGACAGATTTCATTGAATTGACAACTTTGATTAACACATGTGAACATGTTGCCGCAGAAGAGAATCTGTTTTTGGACAGCCGTAGCCATAGTTTAAAAACACAGTATCAAAACATCAACATAGTACATGAGGAGTTGAGGAAGTACCAACACCGACAAACGGCTGATGACATAAACGTATATTCTTGAACGCTCATTTATATTTGGTTTCCTTCAACTCGGTGGaatgaaatatgaatagtaAAACTTATGGTATTTGTGTTGAATTCGATACCtaattagtgaatgatttattaATTGATCTAGTTCAGTACTCCATCTCGTAGAGAAAAAATGAAGCCGGTTTCAAACTTAATCTTAAAATGCATTATTCCTGTATATAGGAGCTAAACTTATCTTAACCGTGTGGAAGACCTTGTGTATGTAAAAATCGAACATAAAACTTCTGCCACAATTAAGTATACAACCatgtaaaagaaaataattactTGTTAAGTCAGATAATCAGTAACATTATCTACtacataaaaatttagaaaTCGACTACACCTTTAGCTAAAggtcaaaaaatcaaaaaaagcCACCAGGACTTTTTTTCTCGAGGGTAggattttctcccttttttttttaggaactttaacgaaaagcacccggtactgttcactttaacgaaaaaccacatttttacactaaaaagtcaatcctggtactattcactttaccctttattttgtccttattattaaaactcaaagttttcaagccattttcattagttttccttttttttttccttttcctttcattctctcctatttgaacggtcacaattaagtcatgtcaatattttatattaattttttataacaagaaaaagacaaaataagagAATATGAGAGGAGTGGATGAAAATAGATgaaaagagaaaggagagagaattCTAGTCCTTTTTCTTGACACGTCGTAAGTTGTAACTTGTGCACGTAGCCATTCGTCATCTCTCTACGAAAAgcttgagaaatttttagttgtgactaGAACACggatgatacatcacgtgttCTTATGcaaatggtgaaaatttttaatttttaagttattaaccttttaatacacataacccaccatttatataaagaTACATGATGTATCACCTCGTGTGACGGTTAGACTGAAAAATCTCTAGAAAAGCTCGAGTCTTTATAAAACTGCCTTTCGCCTCCTTCTTCCCTCTTCTTGTTTCGGTTTATTCCCTTTTGCCATAACTGGCTTCTTCCCTTCACCAAAAATTTCACTTCAAAAGTTTGAACCCTTTAACTTCTGCTCTTTACCATTCACTGTCTCCCTTTTGGGTCCTCTTCTTTTTCACTATTCAGAAAACCCACGTCAGAGTAAATAACTTTAGTGGTGGAATACTAGTCTGTTGAACTTCACATTGATTCAGAGCATTTGGGGTCCGACTCGAAAGGGAAATGGACCCGGAATCAGCTTCCCTTTCCGGGGGCTTGCGCCCGGTGAGTGTTTCGTTACGTTCTTATGTGTGTTCaatcttttgctttctttttttggtgtgtttgtTTCCAGGGAAGTTAAGTAATAGAGGAATGTAAAGAGTGAAAtgttgagtttttatttttatttttactatttttggtttttggaaAATGGGGTTTTGTTGTTTTTGATTCCCAATGAATGTTCGTTCAGTCTTTACAATGTGTTTGACTGTTTTCTTCCGGATTTTCTTAGCAACCAAACAATAGatgcatttttgttttgtgaaagTGTTATAATTTAAGTTGCTGTGGCCTATGGAAtctctttctttatttatttatttttttgttttctgtttatgGCTCTTTGGACTCCGATTCTGGTTGTACTATAGATTTTCTATTGTATCAACAAAGTTAAGTATGAGTTATTTCATGGTAATTTTCTTCATGGTTTCTTAATTCACTTCCATTGCTGCTTTATAAACCAGAATTATCGGTCCTTTCAAGATTAAGTTCACGGATTCAATCTGCCTTATTTGTCATGTTAGTTTACTACTGCTTCACTTTTAAGTGATCCTTTTGTATGAGCACCACAAAAAATTAGTTGCATTGGAGACAGAGCATGTTAGAAGAACAGTATCCAAACTCCAAACTAGTTTGGGCTGATTTTAACATCGATATTTGTAGGTCTAGTAATTTTAACTTTAATCATGGTCCCGGACTGGTTTAACTCATTACAGAGGGGAAGTTTGTCTTAGTTATGCTGTCCATCTTTTTTCTTTCCAGTACTGTTCCTGCTTGGTTATATTTGCAGCGGAATTCAGTTTACGTTATAATATTGTAAGCATAATAACACTTGTCTTACTTGTTTATGAGCAGAATTTTTACACGACCACTCTATGCCTTGCTTATCAGAGCCTTGGTATTGTTTATGGGGATCTTAGCATATCCCCCATTTACGTATACAAAAGTACATTCTCACATGGTTTGAGTCTTTATGCGGAGGATCACGAGATTCTTGGCGTGCTTTCAATGGTTTTCTGGACTTTGACTATTATCCCTCTTTGCAAGTACATTATATTTGTGTTAGGAGCAGATGACAATGGTGAAGGTGCTTACAGTAACCTCAGTTATCTTATAGCTGCTTGTGAGAATATATATTGGTTGATAGTTGTTGGACATTAGAGATTCACTTTTAGTTTTACAGGTGGAACTTTTGCTTTGTACTCATCGCTATGCCGACACTCAAGGCTGGGCCTTTGGAACACAGTTCATCCTGAATATGAAAGCATACCATCTGACTGTTCTGGTTTATCTACCAAGGATACAAGAATGAGCTCCCTCATAAAAAATTTCTTTGAGAAGCATAAGAGTTCTAAAATAGTATTGCTGCTTGTAGTTTTTATAGGGGTTGGCATGATAATTGGTGATGGTATCCTCACGCCAACAATGTCAGGTATGATATTCTAAAATGTTCTCTCTGGCCCTACCAATTGACCCTTTCTGCAGTTATTGATGTTGACCTAATGAGGTTTTGTTGTGTATGTTGTCAGTTCTTTCTGCAGTTTCTGGAATTAGAATCAAAGCTCCAGATTTACATGAGAGTAAGTCAATCATAAAtgcgtgtgtatatatatatatatatattatttctgcAGTATATTCTTGCATAAAGATTTTCGCATTGGCAATACATGGAGTTGAGAATAATGGATATAGTGCAACATTATTTGTTGTCTGATATCATGCAATACACATTTTTTCTATTCGATTTCCATTGAAAACTAACTTTTCTAATTACCTTTACGTCTGTACATGGCAGATTATACTGTGCTGATAGCGTGCATCATCTTGGTCGGACTTTTTGCTCTTCAGCATTTCGGGACACACAAAGTTGGGTTTCTTTTTGCTCCAATCATGTTAACATGGTTACTATGCATTTGTGGGGTAGGCATTTACAATATATTCCGTTGGAACCCTGGTGTTATATGTGCTCTGTCGCCCTACTATATTTATAACTTCTTCAAAATAACTAGAAGAGTTGGGTGGAGTTCCCTTGGAGGCGTTGTTCTTTGTGTTACAGGTTGGTTCATAGAAAAAAGTTCCACATCTTCAGCAGTCGCCTAGAAAACTTCATATTTTCTAAGGCTAAAACATTATTTGGCTATGGTAGGTACAGAAGCAATGTTTGCCGATCTTGGGCACTTTTCCAAACTGTCTATCAGGGTAAGCTCATTCTGATCCTTTAATTTAACTCTTTGAAGCAGAAAACTGCTCAGTACTTTTATTGTTGTGTTTTCGGCTGTTCAAATTTTTTCTCTTGCATCCTAATTCTTCATAGTTTTACAGTTTTTTCGAGAACACAATTTATCATGCTTGTTTCTAATAGTGTCACATTGCTAACTATATAGCTTTGTTTACTCTTTGGGCTTCATATGCAAGTTAATTATTTAttctttatgtatttttttactACTAGTTCTTTCGTCTTGCAGATTGCATTTACTGCGCTCGTTTACCCTTGCTTAATTCTTGCATACATGGGAGAAGCTGCTTATCTCTCCAAGCACAAAAAGGATCTGCGTTGCAGTTTTTACATGGCCATTCCTGGTAAATCTATATTCTTTCTGATGCAATGGTACATCAACTAGTTGTTTCCCGTAACGTCATTCTTCTTATTAGCAATTCAAATGATTTAGAGAAAGTTTTACTTGCACCTAAGGCATGTCATTATTCTTCATTATTACAGTTTTCAAAGTATAAGGCCGTTATTTTTAGTGTTCATTATATTATTAGCTTTTATCTGCTACACGTTTGTctgcatttatttttttaacaaaatgcaCAAGAAAGACATCTATTTAACCTGCAAACCTTCTGGTGTAGCTTCTGCACCTTTAGAAGCTTCAATCTGTGTGAATGCCTTTACCAGTTTTGGACTTTATATTTAATCTTATTTAATCAGAAGCTGCCGGTGTTGAATTTGAActgataattttttgtaaaatattttctttccttGCAGAGGTTATGTTTTGGCCAGTCGTTATTATTGCAACTCTTGCTTCTGCGGTGGGAAGTCAAGCAATAATTTCAGCTACCTTCTCAATAGTCAGTCAGTGCAGGGCCCTTCGGTGCTTCCCGCGTGTGAAGATCAAACATACATCAAATCAGATACATGGGCGGATATACATACCTGAGGTGAACTGGATGTTGATGGTATTATGTCTTGCGGTTGTTATAGGTTTCAGAGACACTCATATGATAGGCAATGCATACGGtctgtgctctctctctctctctctctctctcttcatttgtgctattttgaAATAAGCGGTTTTACACCATGTTGCATTTACAGGGCTTGCTGGAGTGACAGTGATGTTCATCACGACCTGCTTGATGTTTCTAATTATTAGTACTGTTTGGAAGCAGAAGGTTATCATGGCATTCTTGTTTTTTGTAATCTTTGGATCCCTTGAACTACTCTATATTTCTGCCTGCCTTGGAAAAGCACATCATGGAGGCTGGCTTCCCCTCCTATTCGCTCTTGTAATCGTGTCTTTGATGTCTATCTGGAATTACGGGACTGTAAAGAAGGATGCATTTGAGCTGGATAACAAGGTATCGTTGGATAGACTTCTAAGCTTTGGGCCAAGCCTAGGTATTACAAGGGTCCCTGGAATCTGCCTAGTTTACTCTAAAGTTGCGTTTGGTCTCCCTCCAATGTTTGCACATTTTGTCACGAACTTCCCTACATTTCATCATACTCTCATCTTTGTGACCCTTAAATATCTGATGATTCCAAAAGTTCCACTTGGTGAGCGTTTTCTTGTTAACCGGATTGGCCCACCAGAGTTGTCTATTTTCCGGTGTATTGTAAGGTACTTTCCACAAAGTTTCTCTGGTTTGAAGCCAAACCTCATTGAATTTTTGCATGAATAGCTCTCGGAACTTCTCTAATGCTATTATTGGTCAGGTATGGATACAAGGATGTGAAAGATTGCTACAACTTTGAAACCCAACTGATTGAAAAGGTGGCGGAGTTCTTGAAACAGGAGAGAAATAGTGAAGAATTGGCAGTTAGAGGGCAGTCACCGAACCAAATATCTGCAGCAACACGAAATGAGGTTTATGGCGGCAGAGCTGTGCATTGGAGTGATGATGTTAGTGGCGGCAGTAGTGAGCAGTGGAGAGATGGAGTTGGCAGTGCTAAGCAGTGGAT
Encoded proteins:
- the LOC126586281 gene encoding probable potassium transporter 13; this encodes MDPESASLSGGLRPNFYTTTLCLAYQSLGIVYGDLSISPIYVYKSTFSHGLSLYAEDHEILGVLSMVFWTLTIIPLCKYIIFVLGADDNGEGGTFALYSSLCRHSRLGLWNTVHPEYESIPSDCSGLSTKDTRMSSLIKNFFEKHKSSKIVLLLVVFIGVGMIIGDGILTPTMSVLSAVSGIRIKAPDLHENYTVLIACIILVGLFALQHFGTHKVGFLFAPIMLTWLLCICGVGIYNIFRWNPGVICALSPYYIYNFFKITRRVGWSSLGGVVLCVTGTEAMFADLGHFSKLSIRIAFTALVYPCLILAYMGEAAYLSKHKKDLRCSFYMAIPEVMFWPVVIIATLASAVGSQAIISATFSIVSQCRALRCFPRVKIKHTSNQIHGRIYIPEVNWMLMVLCLAVVIGFRDTHMIGNAYGLAGVTVMFITTCLMFLIISTVWKQKVIMAFLFFVIFGSLELLYISACLGKAHHGGWLPLLFALVIVSLMSIWNYGTVKKDAFELDNKVSLDRLLSFGPSLGITRVPGICLVYSKVAFGLPPMFAHFVTNFPTFHHTLIFVTLKYLMIPKVPLGERFLVNRIGPPELSIFRCIVRYGYKDVKDCYNFETQLIEKVAEFLKQERNSEELAVRGQSPNQISAATRNEVYGGRAVHWSDDVSGGSSEQWRDGVGSAKQWMKKLMEAREAGGVTYMMGNPYVEASEVSPFLKKFAIDIVYNFLRRNCRRPAVTLGIPHTSVIEVGMLYQV